The window GAGCGCGTCGGTGCGCAGCCGGCGGATCGGCGCGACGACCGTGCGCCGCAGCAGGACGAAGCCCGCGACGGCCAGCGCGAGCAGTGCGGCGGCGGGAATCAGGCCGGGCCAGCGGACCGGCACGGCCTCGACCGGGAACCGGCTGAACGACACGACCGACAGGCCGAGGCTGCCGCCGATGCCCGAAGGGGAGACCGGCGCGTACGAGACGACCGGCGCGCGCTGCTTGCCCTTCTCGGTGACGGCGTCCCCGGTGAGCACGCCGGACTGCCCGACGGCGGCCGCCGTGGCGGCGCGGGCGAGCAGCTCCTGGGCCGGGCGGTCGGTCGCGGCGACGTCGGAGCCGTGCGCGTGCAGCACCGCGCCGTCCGCGGCGACCAGCCGGACCTGCTGCTGGGTGTCTTCGTCGAGGTCGCCGGTGGTGGTGCGCAGGGCCGTCGAGACGACGAGCAGCCTGCCGGCGCGGGTGCCGGTGAGCGGGAGCGCGGTCAGCACGAGCGGCGTGTCGCCGGGACGGGCGACCGGGCGGACGGTGAGGTTCGCGACGGCGACCCCGCGCAGCGTCTCGACCGGAACCGGCTCGCCGCGGGTGGCCAGCACCTTCTGCGCGACCGGGTCGTAGACGACGACGCCACGCCAGTCCTCGTAGGTCTCGCCCAGGCGGGTGAGCAGCGCGGCGTCGTCGGCGGTGTCGAACACGCCGGAGCCGGCCGCGACCTGGAGGTCACCGGCGGCGGCCGTCGCCGACGTCGCGACGCTCTGCGCGAGGCCGGCGGTGGTGCGCTGCTGGCCGGCCGTCACTTCGTCGGGGACGCGGCCGCCGGCGTCGTTCGCGCGGATCAGGGAAAGCGGCCCGGCGGTCGAAAGGTAAAGCGCGGTGAAGGCGGCGATGAGCACCAGCAGAACGAACGTGACCGCGGACGCGACCCCGGCGCCGCGCGGGAACCCCGCTTCCGGGATCTGCGCGCGCAACCGCGCCGCTCGATCGTCGTGCTTGCTCAAGAGGGTCTCCCCAGGCCCTTCCGGTCACGCGGTCCCGAAGGACCGCCGGCCATCGCGGCCGCTAGCGAAACGTCACCCGTCCGGGTCACGTGAAGGTATCGATGAAACCTTCGGGTGACGTTACAACTGCCCCCCATCGGGCGGCAAAGGACGGGTAATGCTAGCTATTGGGTGACATCAGTACACTCCGGGTGGTGATGAGCCGACCGCGGACGTTGCTCAGCGTGGCCGGTGTGGTCATCGCCCTGGCCCTGGTGCTGACCATGGTGCTGATCCTCGGTGACGCGAAGTCACCGAAGCCCGTCCCGGAGGCCGGTTTGGATTCCCTGGTGACCGATTTCACCGCCCGCCTGTCCGCGGACCAGGAGTACCGCTCACCGAAAGCCGACGAACGTCGCACCGCGGCGGCCGGCTTCGCGGCGCTCCTGGACCGCCGGAGCACGCCGGAGCTGGCGAAGCTCGGGTTCTCGGTCCGCGACGGCGTCGACCCGGCGACCGGACGGCCGTACACGATCGCCGTCAACGAACCCGGGACCGAGCGGGCGTGGGGGATGTACGTGCTCGACCGGTCGGCACCGCCGTCGCTGGCGGTCGAGGTGCCGCACCCGGCGTTCGACCTGCGGACGGAGCTGTTCGGCGTCGACCTGTTCCGCCGGACGCCCGGCGCGGTGCTGCTGGTGGCGGGCGCGCACCGGAAGGCCGACGGCACCAAGGCGGACGTCGCGCACCAGGAGGACTCGGTGTTCCACGTCATGGCCACGGCGCTGGCGGGGCGGGGGCTGGCGCAGGTCCAGCTGCACGGCTTCCACGACGAGAACCTGCCGTCGACGGACCTCGTGCTGTCGTCCGGAGCGACGGTCGCCGGCGACCCGGCCCGCCGCGCGGCCACGCACCTGACGGCGGACGGCTTCGCCGTGTGCCGCGCGTGGGAGGAGCGCTGCGGCGCGCTCGAAGGCACGACGAACGTCCAGGGCAAGCTCGCCGCGGCCGACGACACGGTGTTCCTGCACGTGGAGATGAGCCGGACCGTCCGCGAGTCCCCGGAGCGCCGGGCCGACGTCGTCCGTGGCCTGGTGGAGGCCGGCCTCGCCAGGCCGTGATCACGCCGAGCGTTCGGAGTCTCCGAGGCGGGGGAAGGGTTTCGTGGAGAACAGGACTTCCACCGGGACCTCGAAGAACTCCGCGATCCGCAACGCCACGAACAGGCTCGGGCTGTACTCGCCGCGTTCCAGGTAGCCGATCGTCTGGTAGTGCACGCCCAGCGCCTCGGCCAGCTGGCGTCGCGAGATCGACCGCTCCGCGCGCAGCATCGCGATCCGGTTGTAGACGACCTCACTCATCACTACCCCACACGCTGCATGGCCTTCTCCCGGCGCTTCGCCACCGACGAACCCGCTTCCCGCCGCGCCATGCGGCGGAGCAGCACCGGGGCCAGGGTCAATCCGACCACGGACCACGCCACGAGCACGCCCAGGGTGGCCAACGGCCGCCACGACTGGCCGATCTCGACGACCACCGCGCCGTCCGGCAGCAGCGCCGAGCGCATCCCGAGCCCCAGCCAGTACATCGGGAACACCTGCGCGATGTCCTGCACCCACACCGGCAGCGACGTGATCGGGTAGAAGATCCCCGAGATCGCGCCCAGGCCCAGTACCGGCAGCGTGATGAACCCGATGGACCGCGCGCTGGAGGTGAGCGAACCCAGCGCGGCGCCGAGCGGCAGCGTCGCGGTCAGGCCGACGGCCAGCACCCACAGCAGGTGCAGGTACGACCAGCCGCCGCCGGGTGCCAGGGCCGGGTACAGGAACAGGCAGGGGACGAGCGTGAAGAGCAGCCCGGTGACCTGCGTCAGCGACAGCGACGTCGTCTTCCCGACGAGGTAGCCGAGCATGCCGTTCGGCGTGGCCTTCGCGCGCAGCAGCGTGCCGTCCTCGCGGTCGACGGCCAGGTAGCCGGCCGCGCCGTTCAGCCCGTTGAACACGATCCCGGCGCCGAGCACGCTCGGCACGGTGGCCGCGCCGAGCGAGAACCCGGTGCCCGGCAAGGCGGAGTTGCGCATGAAGAACAGGACGCCCAGGAAGATCCCGATGAAGACGAACTGCCCGATCGCGTCCTCGCGGTTGGTCCACGTCTGCTTGAACTCGATCCAGCCGCGGGCCAGCCCGGCCCGCACCGCGACGGCGTTCACCGCGCACCCGCTTCCTGAAGGCCCAGCTCCGTCTCGCCGCCGGCTTCGGCGCGGCGGACCAGCGTCATGTACGTGTCCTCGAGCGACGCCCGCCGGACCTCGAGGTCCGCGACGGCCTCGCCGTGCTGCTTGAACAGCTCGTAGACGTACTTCGTCGCTTCGGTCGTCGAGTGGACGAAACGCTGGCCGTCGAGGGTCCAGCGGACCTCGGCTTCGCCGGAGATCCGGCGGCTCAGCGCGTCGGCCGAGCCGTCGGCGATGATGCGGCCGCCGTTGAGGATCATGATCCGGTCGGCCAGCTTCTCGGCCTCGTCGAGGTCGTGCGTGGTGAGCAGGATCGTGGTGTCCAGCTCGTCGGACAGGCGGTGCACCAGGTCGTGGAACTCGCGGCGCGCTTCCGGGTCGAAGCCCGCCGTCGGCTCGTCGAGGAACAGCAGCTCGGGACGGCCGACGATGCCGATCGCGACGTCGAGCCGCCGCCGTTGCCCGCCGGAAAGGCTCTTGAGCTTCTTGTGCGCGTGCTCGGTCAGCCCGACGGCCGCGATCAGCTCGTCGGCGTCCCACGGCCGCGGGTGCGAGGCCGTCGAGTACGGCGCGTAGTACCGGCCGAGGTGCGCGAGCAGCTCGCGGACGCGCCACTTCCCGTGGTCGCGCCAGGACTGGAGCACCACCCCCAGCCGCGCCCGCCAGTCCTCGCCGCCGTGCGCCGGGTCCACGCCCAGCACGGCCACCTCGCCCGCCGACCGCATCCGGAACCCCTCGAGGATCTCGATCGTCGTCGTCTTGCCCGCGCCGTTCGGCCCGAGCAGGCACACGACCTCGCCCCGGTACGCCTCGAAGCCGACGCCGTGGAGCACGTCGTTCGCGCCGTAGCGCATCCGCAGGCCGCGCACGCGGACCACGGGAACCGCAGGATCTCTCATCACGTCACCCCCATCGAACTGGTGCGATCGAATGTAGCACACCTACTACATTCGATCAGACTTCTGCTGCGCCGGGAACTTGACCCGCGGTCATCCGGTTCGCGGGGCATGGGAACTTGGCTGGGGCTGGCGCTCCCGGGTGGTGTCGTGGTCGTGCTGGTCATGGCGGCGATCGAGCTGCGGCCGCGCAAGAACGGCTCGCGCTTCAAGGCGCGCCTGTCCGCGACCTACCTCGAGGAGACGACCGCGTTCCTCTACGGCACCAAGCGGCGTGAGCTGGAACACCGGGAAACGACGTCGATGCTCGTCGAGCAGGACGCCGAAGGTGCACCACCCTCGCGTGACGTGGACTTGGACCGGGGAATCGCGAGGATCCGGCCGCGTTCGGACCCTCAGGAGCCCGGCAACCGCCAGCTACAGTGACCCCATGCCGACCCCAGCGCGTGTGCGAGCCGACGCGTGCCCGGGTGTTTTCGCACCCCACGACGCCGCCGACGGCCCGTTGGCGCGGGTCCGGCTGCCCGGCGGTGCGGTTTCCGCCGCGCAGCTGCGCGCGCTGGCCGACTGCGCCGAAGCGTGCGGAGACGGCGACCTCCACCTCACTTCGCGCGGCAACGTCCAGTTGCGCGGCGTCACCCGGCCCGGTCTCGCGGCACGGCTGACCGACGCCGGCCTGCTGCCTTCGCCGTCGCACGAGCGGGTCCGGAACGTCCTGGCCTCGCCGTCGAGCGGGCTGCGTGGCGGCCTCGCCGACGTCCGGGGGCTGGCCGCCGCGCTCGACGCCGTTCTCTGCGCGACCCCGGAACTCGCTTCGCTGCCCGGCCGGTTCCTCTTCGCCTTCGACGACGGACGCGGCGACGTCGCCGGTGAGGGCCCCGACGTTTGCTGGCGGGCTACCGGCCCGTCCGAGGGGACTTTGCTGCTCGCGGGCGGCGACACCGGACGTCGCGTGGCTCGCGCCGACGCCGTCCCGGTGCTGGCCGACGTCGCGCTGGAGTTCGCCCGGGTGCGCGGGTCCGCCTGGCGCGTCGCCGAACTCGACGACCCGGCCTGGCGCGGCACTCCGGCGCCGCGGACCCCGGCAGACGCCCCGGCCGGGTTGCTCCAACGCGACGACGGCGGCCTCGCGGCGGGCGTCGTGCCGCGCTTCGGGCAGCTGACCGCGCAGCAGGCCCGGGCCCTCGCCGAGTTCGGTGCCGCGGTGGTCACGCCGTGGAAGTCGCTGGTCCTGCCGGACGTCCCCGCCGACGTCTTCGAGCGGCTGGGCTTCGGCGGCGAGCCGCTCGGGACCAGCGCGTGCATCGGCCGTCCCGGCTGCGCGAAGTCGCTGGCCGACGTCCGCGCCGACGCCGTGTTCCTGCCGGGCCTGCGCGCGCACTTCTCGGGCTGTGCACGGCGGTGCGGGAAGCCGTCCCAGTCCCATGTGGACGTTGTCGCCGAAGCGGGCGGCTACCGGGTGGACGGCCGCTGGGTGCCGCTCGAAGAGCTGAAAGGGAACCTGTGATCGACTACCTGCGGGACGGTGCCGAGATCTACCGGCACTCGTTCGCCACGATCCGCGAGGAGGCGGACCTGGCGATCCTGCCCGACGACGTGGCGGGCCTGGCGGTCCGGATGATCCACGCCTGCGGCATGGTCGATCTGGTCGACGACCTGCGCTACACGCTCGACGTCGTCGAGTCCGGGCGCGCCGCGCTCGAGGCAGGCGCGCCGATCCTGTGCGACGCGCAGATGATCGCGAGCGGCGTCACCCGGCGCCGGCTGCCCGCGGGCAACGAGGTGCTCTGCACGCTGTCGGACCCTTCGGTGCCCGGCCTCGCGGAGCGGATGGGCACGACGCGCTCGGCCGCGGCGCTGGAACTGTGGC of the Amycolatopsis sp. NBC_01488 genome contains:
- a CDS encoding helix-turn-helix transcriptional regulator, translating into MSEVVYNRIAMLRAERSISRRQLAEALGVHYQTIGYLERGEYSPSLFVALRIAEFFEVPVEVLFSTKPFPRLGDSERSA
- a CDS encoding ABC transporter permease, whose translation is MNAVAVRAGLARGWIEFKQTWTNREDAIGQFVFIGIFLGVLFFMRNSALPGTGFSLGAATVPSVLGAGIVFNGLNGAAGYLAVDREDGTLLRAKATPNGMLGYLVGKTTSLSLTQVTGLLFTLVPCLFLYPALAPGGGWSYLHLLWVLAVGLTATLPLGAALGSLTSSARSIGFITLPVLGLGAISGIFYPITSLPVWVQDIAQVFPMYWLGLGMRSALLPDGAVVVEIGQSWRPLATLGVLVAWSVVGLTLAPVLLRRMARREAGSSVAKRREKAMQRVG
- a CDS encoding ABC transporter ATP-binding protein, with product MRDPAVPVVRVRGLRMRYGANDVLHGVGFEAYRGEVVCLLGPNGAGKTTTIEILEGFRMRSAGEVAVLGVDPAHGGEDWRARLGVVLQSWRDHGKWRVRELLAHLGRYYAPYSTASHPRPWDADELIAAVGLTEHAHKKLKSLSGGQRRRLDVAIGIVGRPELLFLDEPTAGFDPEARREFHDLVHRLSDELDTTILLTTHDLDEAEKLADRIMILNGGRIIADGSADALSRRISGEAEVRWTLDGQRFVHSTTEATKYVYELFKQHGEAVADLEVRRASLEDTYMTLVRRAEAGGETELGLQEAGAR
- a CDS encoding DUF6191 domain-containing protein, which produces MGTWLGLALPGGVVVVLVMAAIELRPRKNGSRFKARLSATYLEETTAFLYGTKRRELEHRETTSMLVEQDAEGAPPSRDVDLDRGIARIRPRSDPQEPGNRQLQ
- a CDS encoding precorrin-3B synthase; translation: MPTPARVRADACPGVFAPHDAADGPLARVRLPGGAVSAAQLRALADCAEACGDGDLHLTSRGNVQLRGVTRPGLAARLTDAGLLPSPSHERVRNVLASPSSGLRGGLADVRGLAAALDAVLCATPELASLPGRFLFAFDDGRGDVAGEGPDVCWRATGPSEGTLLLAGGDTGRRVARADAVPVLADVALEFARVRGSAWRVAELDDPAWRGTPAPRTPADAPAGLLQRDDGGLAAGVVPRFGQLTAQQARALAEFGAAVVTPWKSLVLPDVPADVFERLGFGGEPLGTSACIGRPGCAKSLADVRADAVFLPGLRAHFSGCARRCGKPSQSHVDVVAEAGGYRVDGRWVPLEELKGNL
- a CDS encoding precorrin-8X methylmutase encodes the protein MIDYLRDGAEIYRHSFATIREEADLAILPDDVAGLAVRMIHACGMVDLVDDLRYTLDVVESGRAALEAGAPILCDAQMIASGVTRRRLPAGNEVLCTLSDPSVPGLAERMGTTRSAAALELWRDQLPGSVVAIGNAPTALFRLLEILDEGVGAPAAIIGVPVGFVGALESKVELAKRAPAPYLVVHGRRGGSAMAVAAINALASAEE